A portion of the Suricata suricatta isolate VVHF042 chromosome 11, meerkat_22Aug2017_6uvM2_HiC, whole genome shotgun sequence genome contains these proteins:
- the ATG13 gene encoding autophagy-related protein 13 isoform X6 — METDLNSQDRKDLDKFIKFFALKTVQVIVQARLGEKICTRSSSSPTGSDWFNLAIKDIPEVTHEAKKALAGQLPAVGRSMCVEISLKTSEGDSMELEIWCLEMNEKCDKEIKVSYTVYNRLSLLLKSLLAITRVTPAYRLSRKQGHEYVILYRIYFGEVQLNGLGEGFQTVRVGTVGTPVGTITLSCAYRINLAFMSTRQFERTPPIMGIIIDHFVDRPYPSSSPMHPCNYRAAGEDTGVTYPSVEDSQEVCTTSFSTSPPSQLSSSRLSYQPAALGPGPADLAYPVVFAAGLKATHPHQLMVPGKEGGVPLAPNQPAHGAQADQERLATYTPSDGARCAATPSSSEDTETVSNSSEGRASPHDVLETVFVRKVGAFVNKPINQVTLTSLDIPFAMFAPKNLELEDADPMGSLHSDGSSGGSSGNTHDDFVMIDFKPAFSKDDILPMDLGTFYREFQNPPQLSSLSIDIGAQSMAEDLDSLPEKLAVHEKNVREFDAFVETLQ, encoded by the exons ATGGAAACTGATCTCAATTCCCAAGACAGAAAGGACCTGGACAAGTTCATTAAATTTTTTGCCCTCAAG aCTGTCCAAGTGATTGTCCAGGCTCGACTTGGTGAGAAGATTTGTACTCGTTCATCTTCGTCCCCAACGGGTTCAGATTGG ttCAATTTAGCAATCAAAGATATCCCAGAGGTTACACATGAAGCAAAAAAGGCACTTGCAGGGCAGCTGCCTGCTGTCGGGAGATCAATGTGTGTGGAGATCTCACTCAAGACTTCTGAG GGAGATTCCATGGAGCTAGAAATTTGGTGTCTCgaaatgaatgaaaa GTGTGATAAAGAGATTAAAGTTTCCTACACGGTGTACAACAGGCTGTCTCTGCTGCTGAAGTCCCTCCTTGCCATAACTAGGGTGACACCAGCTTACAGACTCTCCAGGAAACAGGGGCATGAATATGTCATATTGTACAG gatATATTTCGGGGAAGTGCAGCTGAATGGTTTAGGAGAAG GTTTCCAGACAGTGCGTGTTGGGACAGTAGGAACCCCTGTGGGCACCATCACTCTTTCTTGTGCTTACAGAATTAACTTGGCATTTATGTCCACCAG GCAATTTGAGAGGACCCCGCCTATCATGGGGATTATCATTGATCACTTCGTGGACCGTCCCTATCCCAGCTCCTCACCCATGCATCCCTGCAATTACAG AGCTGCTGGTGAGGACACTGGAGTGACATACCCTTCCGTGGAAGACTCTCAAGAAGTGTGTACCACCTCTttttccacctcccctccatcccaG CTCTCAAGCTCTCGCCTTTCCTATCAGCCTGCTGCCCTGGGCCCTGGACCAGCTGACCTGGCTTACCCAGTAGTGTTTGCTGCTGGCTTAAAGGCCACACACCCTCACCAG ctCATGGTTCCCGGGAAGGAAGGTGGGGTACCCCTCGCTCCCAACCAGCCTGCGCATGGTGCTCAGGCCGACCAGGAGAGATTGGCGACCTACACCCCCTCTGACGGGGCCCGCTGTGCTGCCACACCATCCAGCAG CGAGGATACTGAAACTGTATCAAACAGCAGTGAGGGCCGGGCATCCCCCCATGATGTCTTGGAAACCGTCTTTGTCCGAAAAGTGGGGGCTTTTGTCAACAAGCCCATCAACCAG gtGACCCTGACCAGTTTGGACATACCCTTCGCCATGTTTGCTCCCAAGAACTTGGAGCTGGAGGATGCTGATCCCATG GGCAGCCTGCACTCTGATGGCTCAAGTGGGGGCAGCAGTGGCAACACCCACGATGACTTTGTGATGATCGACTTC AAACCGGCTTTTTCTAAAGATGACATTCTTCCGATGGATTTGGGGACCTTCTATCGTGAATTTCAGAATCCCCCTCAGCTGAGCAGCCTCTCCATAGATATCGGGGCACAGTCCATGGCTGAGGACTTG